One Gammaproteobacteria bacterium DNA segment encodes these proteins:
- the ruvX gene encoding Holliday junction resolvase RuvX, protein MTPATHERPRGVLLGFDFGTRRIGTAVGQRITATAHPLDTIRVQHDRPDWEAIAALMARWQPEAAVVGLPLNMDGSEQAITARARRFSRQLNGRFGVPVHLMDERLSTREAARRLEDDGRPVTHLDPHAAAIILETWLNANA, encoded by the coding sequence GTGACGCCGGCCACGCATGAACGGCCCCGCGGGGTGCTGCTGGGCTTCGATTTCGGCACCCGCCGCATCGGCACCGCCGTGGGCCAGCGCATCACCGCCACGGCGCACCCCCTGGACACCATCCGGGTGCAGCATGATCGCCCCGACTGGGAGGCCATCGCCGCCTTGATGGCACGATGGCAACCGGAGGCCGCCGTAGTGGGGCTGCCCCTGAACATGGACGGCAGCGAGCAGGCCATCACGGCACGGGCACGCCGCTTCAGCCGCCAGTTGAACGGCCGCTTCGGTGTGCCCGTGCACCTGATGGATGAGCGCCTGAGCACCCGTGAGGCGGCGCGCCGCCTCGAAGACGACGGACGCCCCGTCACCCACCTGGACCCGCATGCCGCGGCCATCATTCTGGAGACCTGGCTCAACGCCAACGCCTGA
- a CDS encoding YqgE/AlgH family protein: MTRLNLTNHFLISMPSLADPNFHQTVTLLCAHNEDGAMGIVINRPLELELGEVLAQMDITAESDRVQHLHVLEGGPVQRERGFVIHRPRGDWDAMLPVGGDIGVTASRDVLSAIAHGEGPEESVVALGYAGWAAGQLERELSENAWISGPTDDRILFHTPFEKRWEEALALLGIDQNMLSSDAGHA, translated from the coding sequence ATGACCCGGTTGAACCTTACCAACCATTTTCTCATCTCCATGCCGAGCCTGGCGGATCCCAACTTCCATCAGACGGTGACCCTGCTGTGCGCCCATAACGAAGACGGCGCCATGGGCATCGTCATCAACCGCCCCCTGGAGCTGGAGTTGGGCGAGGTGCTGGCCCAGATGGACATCACGGCGGAATCGGACCGGGTCCAGCACCTGCACGTGCTGGAAGGCGGACCGGTGCAGCGGGAGCGCGGCTTCGTCATCCACCGCCCCCGGGGCGACTGGGATGCCATGCTGCCGGTGGGCGGCGACATCGGCGTCACCGCGTCCCGCGACGTGCTCTCCGCCATCGCCCACGGCGAGGGCCCGGAGGAATCGGTGGTGGCCCTGGGCTATGCGGGTTGGGCCGCCGGCCAGCTGGAACGCGAGCTGTCCGAGAACGCCTGGATATCGGGGCCGACAGACGACCGCATCCTGTTCCACACCCCCTTCGAGAAGCGCTGGGAAGAGGCCCTGGCCCTGCTCGGCATCGACCAGAACATGTTGTCGAGTGACGCCGGCCACGCATGA
- a CDS encoding TonB family protein, giving the protein MRTLLARLQSLSPAAMAPSERLGVSIMLALAVHALVVFGVTFIPEQPPRESRNTLDIILVPKETEKPPEQADFLAQASQEGGGESPEKARPTTPTPAPMVAAEPKVTAAAPAPAPPPPPAPEPPPEKRVLTQEKAAVKVEPVETKPPKPPEPEPRPEPEPAPEPEAEPRISAAQLINRSLEMATLSAELDVRMKRYAERPRRKYINARTREYKYAAYMEAWRAKVERVGNLNYPDEARRRRLSGSLLLDVSLKPDGSINKIQLRRSSGEKVLDDAAMRIVRLAAPFARFPDGIREETDILHIERTWQFLGSNQLFAR; this is encoded by the coding sequence ATGCGCACCCTGTTGGCCCGCCTCCAATCCCTATCCCCCGCCGCCATGGCGCCGTCGGAGCGCCTCGGCGTCTCCATCATGCTGGCCCTGGCGGTGCACGCCCTGGTGGTCTTCGGCGTCACCTTCATCCCCGAGCAACCACCACGGGAGAGCCGCAACACCCTCGACATCATCCTCGTGCCGAAGGAAACCGAGAAGCCCCCGGAACAGGCGGACTTCCTCGCCCAGGCGAGCCAGGAAGGGGGCGGGGAGAGCCCCGAGAAGGCACGGCCCACCACGCCGACGCCGGCCCCCATGGTGGCGGCGGAACCCAAAGTCACCGCGGCTGCCCCCGCCCCCGCGCCGCCGCCCCCGCCCGCTCCCGAGCCGCCACCCGAGAAGCGGGTGCTCACCCAGGAGAAGGCCGCGGTCAAGGTGGAGCCGGTGGAGACGAAGCCCCCGAAGCCGCCGGAGCCCGAACCACGGCCCGAACCGGAGCCGGCCCCCGAACCCGAGGCCGAGCCCAGGATATCGGCCGCCCAACTCATCAATCGCAGCCTGGAGATGGCCACCCTGTCGGCGGAGCTGGACGTGCGCATGAAGCGCTATGCCGAGCGGCCCCGGCGCAAGTACATCAACGCCCGCACCCGGGAATACAAATACGCCGCCTACATGGAGGCCTGGCGGGCCAAGGTGGAACGGGTGGGCAACCTCAACTATCCCGACGAGGCCCGGCGCCGGCGTCTGTCCGGCAGCCTGCTGCTGGACGTGTCCCTCAAGCCCGACGGCAGCATCAACAAGATCCAACTGCGGCGTTCCTCCGGCGAGAAGGTGCTGGACGACGCCGCCATGCGCATCGTGCGCCTCGCCGCGCCCTTCGCGCGCTTTCCCGACGGCATCAGGGAGGAAACGGACATCCTCCACATCGAGCGCACCTGGCAATTCCTCGGCAGCAACCAACTGTTCGCGCGCTGA
- a CDS encoding FAD:protein FMN transferase: MTGAARPRPGNRPPGRRHILGRCVVAALAFPLVLVLAAGCEAPPQLHQRQLYTFGTLVEVSLWGVEADLAEQAFEALAGEFDYMNEAWHAWRPGTLGTFNERCATGEPFEGDPGVVDLVRLGTTLSERSSGLFNPAIGRLVALWGFHADLPEPRAPPVAAIAELVAAAPAMTDIHLDDTTVRCTNTAVRLDFGAFAKGYGVDRAMERLRELGIDDAVINAGGDLRAIGSKGERPWQIGVRHPRGPGALARLEVAGDESVFTSGDYERHFEWQGTRYHHIIDPRTGWPSRGAASATVVHGDATTADAAATALMVTGAGAWPAVAARLGVTEALVITADLEIEMTPAMEQRLRLTSEPPAVRVLPLPNPRPNPRPVPRAAGPAD, from the coding sequence GTGACGGGGGCAGCCCGCCCGCGCCCGGGCAACCGGCCCCCGGGACGCCGCCACATCCTCGGCCGTTGCGTCGTGGCGGCCCTTGCCTTCCCCCTGGTCCTGGTGCTGGCGGCGGGCTGCGAGGCCCCGCCCCAGCTGCATCAGCGCCAGCTCTACACCTTCGGCACCCTCGTCGAGGTGTCCCTGTGGGGGGTGGAGGCAGACCTGGCGGAGCAGGCCTTCGAGGCCCTCGCCGGGGAGTTCGACTACATGAACGAGGCCTGGCACGCCTGGCGCCCGGGCACCCTCGGCACCTTCAACGAGCGCTGCGCCACGGGCGAACCCTTTGAAGGTGACCCGGGGGTCGTGGATCTGGTACGCCTCGGCACCACCCTGTCGGAGCGCAGCAGCGGCCTGTTCAACCCCGCCATCGGCCGGCTGGTGGCCCTGTGGGGCTTCCACGCCGACCTGCCGGAGCCCCGGGCGCCCCCCGTCGCGGCCATCGCCGAACTGGTGGCGGCGGCGCCGGCCATGACCGATATCCACCTGGACGACACCACGGTGCGCTGTACCAACACCGCCGTGCGCCTGGACTTCGGGGCCTTCGCCAAAGGCTACGGCGTGGACCGTGCCATGGAGCGCCTGCGCGAACTCGGCATCGACGACGCCGTCATCAACGCCGGCGGCGACCTGCGGGCCATCGGCAGCAAGGGGGAGCGCCCCTGGCAGATCGGCGTGCGCCACCCCCGCGGCCCGGGGGCCCTGGCACGGCTCGAGGTGGCGGGGGACGAGAGCGTATTCACGTCAGGGGACTACGAACGCCACTTCGAATGGCAGGGCACCCGTTACCACCACATCATCGATCCACGCACCGGCTGGCCCAGCCGCGGGGCCGCCTCCGCCACGGTGGTACACGGTGACGCCACCACCGCCGATGCCGCCGCCACCGCCCTGATGGTAACCGGCGCCGGCGCCTGGCCGGCGGTGGCGGCGCGCCTCGGCGTCACCGAAGCCCTGGTGATCACCGCCGATCTGGAGATAGAAATGACCCCAGCCATGGAGCAGCGCCTGCGACTCACCAGCGAGCCCCCGGCCGTGCGCGTGCTGCCCCTGCCCAACCCCCGGCCCAACCCCCGGCCCGTCCCCCGTGCCGCCGGGCCCGCGGATTGA
- the gshB gene encoding glutathione synthase, giving the protein MTVDIGVVMDPIAAINIKKDSSFAMMLAAQARGWRLWYMEPDDLLMRDGVAWASRRPVTVTDNPGGWYELGARVLAPLYELDVVLMRKDPPVRREYIYATYILEAAERDGTLVVNRPQALRDVNEKLYTAWFPEYCTPTLVDRDNERIRDFLMEHGDVILKPLDAMGGESVFRLREGDPNTSVVLELMTDRGQRYTMVQRFIPEIRDGDKRILLVDGEAVPYALARIPARGETRGNLAAGGRGMGVPLSERDREICARVAPCLRDKGLVFVGLDVIGDWLTEVNVTSPTCIRELDAIYGLDIAGTLMDAIHQRLTARRDA; this is encoded by the coding sequence ATGACCGTGGACATAGGGGTGGTGATGGACCCCATCGCGGCCATCAACATCAAGAAGGATTCCAGCTTCGCCATGATGCTGGCGGCCCAGGCCCGCGGCTGGCGCCTGTGGTACATGGAGCCCGACGACCTGCTGATGCGCGACGGCGTGGCCTGGGCCAGCCGTCGCCCCGTCACCGTCACGGACAACCCCGGCGGCTGGTACGAGCTGGGGGCGCGGGTCCTGGCCCCCCTGTACGAGCTGGACGTGGTGCTGATGCGCAAGGACCCGCCGGTGCGCCGGGAGTATATCTACGCCACCTATATCCTCGAGGCGGCAGAGCGCGACGGCACCCTGGTGGTGAACCGCCCCCAGGCCCTGCGGGACGTCAACGAGAAGCTCTACACCGCCTGGTTCCCAGAGTACTGCACCCCCACCCTGGTGGACCGTGACAACGAGCGCATCCGCGACTTCCTCATGGAGCACGGCGACGTGATCCTGAAACCCCTGGACGCCATGGGCGGCGAATCGGTGTTCCGGCTGCGGGAGGGCGACCCCAACACCAGCGTGGTGCTGGAACTCATGACCGACCGCGGCCAGCGTTACACCATGGTACAGCGCTTCATCCCCGAGATCCGCGACGGCGACAAGCGCATCCTGCTGGTGGACGGCGAGGCCGTGCCCTATGCCCTGGCGCGCATCCCGGCCCGCGGCGAGACCAGGGGCAACCTGGCGGCCGGCGGGCGAGGCATGGGCGTGCCCCTGTCCGAGCGTGACCGCGAGATCTGCGCCCGGGTGGCCCCCTGCCTGCGGGACAAGGGGCTCGTCTTCGTCGGCCTCGACGTCATTGGCGACTGGCTCACGGAGGTCAACGTCACGAGCCCCACCTGCATCCGCGAGCTGGACGCCATCTACGGCCTGGACATCGCCGGCACCCTCATGGACGCCATCCACCAGCGCCTCACCGCTCGCCGGGACGCGTGA
- a CDS encoding thioredoxin family protein — translation MIKTSIFLAALLALFVSGPASADPRETLLTRDLADAGARAAARDIPIVLLMSASYCGYCDRVRDEFLVPMIIGGDYAGRALLRELAIDGPAVRDFDGARRGADVIAQRYAVSLVPTLLFLDGEGRELARRMVGLGTVDFYGAYLERAVETAEARLATPDPAP, via the coding sequence ATGATCAAGACTTCGATTTTCCTTGCCGCCCTGCTCGCCCTGTTCGTCTCGGGGCCTGCCTCAGCCGACCCCCGGGAGACCCTGCTGACGCGGGACCTGGCCGACGCCGGCGCCCGCGCCGCTGCCCGAGACATCCCCATCGTGCTCCTCATGAGCGCCTCCTACTGCGGCTACTGCGACCGCGTGCGCGACGAATTCCTGGTGCCCATGATCATCGGCGGCGACTATGCCGGGCGTGCGCTGTTGCGGGAACTCGCCATCGACGGCCCCGCGGTGCGCGACTTCGACGGCGCGCGACGAGGGGCGGACGTCATCGCGCAACGTTACGCCGTGTCCCTGGTGCCCACCCTGCTGTTCCTCGACGGCGAGGGCCGCGAACTCGCCCGGCGCATGGTGGGTCTGGGCACGGTGGATTTCTACGGGGCCTACCTGGAGCGGGCCGTCGAGACCGCCGAGGCCCGCCTCGCCACCCCGGACCCCGCACCATGA
- the hemC gene encoding hydroxymethylbilane synthase codes for MNVIRIATRKSPLALWQAEHVAQRLVAAHPGLAVELVTMTTRGDRILDAPLAKVGGKGLFVKELEQGMLECTADIAVHSMKDVPVEFPDGLHLPVVLAREDPHDAFVSNRLDRFEDLPEGAVLGTSSLRRQVQLRALRPDLRVRDLRGNVNTRLAKLDGGDYDAIVLASAGLMRLGMGGRIASRLTTEQCLPAIGQGIIGIECRSGDGSVEALIAPLADRDSTLRITAERALNRRLAGGCQVPVAGHAELVGETLRLRGLVGRLDGSEVLRDEVSGAPEDGERLGIELAEALIAAGADVILREVLGEAGGHPAA; via the coding sequence ATGAACGTCATTCGAATCGCGACCCGCAAGAGCCCGTTGGCCCTGTGGCAGGCGGAGCACGTGGCCCAGCGACTGGTGGCGGCCCATCCCGGCCTGGCGGTGGAGTTGGTGACCATGACCACCCGCGGCGACCGCATCCTGGATGCCCCCCTCGCCAAGGTGGGGGGCAAGGGGCTGTTCGTGAAGGAACTGGAGCAGGGCATGCTGGAGTGCACGGCGGACATCGCCGTGCACTCCATGAAAGACGTGCCGGTGGAGTTTCCTGACGGTCTCCACCTGCCGGTGGTACTGGCCCGGGAGGACCCCCACGACGCCTTCGTGTCCAACCGCCTCGATCGTTTCGAGGACCTGCCGGAGGGCGCCGTGCTCGGCACCTCCAGCCTGCGCCGCCAGGTGCAGTTGCGGGCCCTGCGGCCGGACCTCCGGGTACGGGATCTGCGGGGCAACGTGAATACCCGCCTGGCCAAGCTCGATGGTGGCGACTACGACGCCATCGTGCTGGCGAGTGCGGGTCTCATGCGGCTGGGGATGGGGGGACGCATCGCCAGCCGCCTGACCACGGAGCAGTGTCTGCCCGCCATCGGCCAGGGCATCATCGGCATCGAATGCCGTAGCGGCGATGGCTCCGTGGAGGCCCTCATCGCCCCCCTGGCGGATCGCGACAGCACCCTGCGCATCACCGCCGAGCGGGCCCTCAACCGGCGCCTCGCGGGGGGCTGCCAGGTGCCGGTGGCGGGCCACGCGGAACTCGTGGGGGAGACCCTGCGGTTGCGGGGGTTGGTGGGGCGGCTGGATGGCAGCGAGGTGCTGCGGGACGAGGTGAGCGGTGCCCCGGAGGATGGCGAGCGGTTGGGCATCGAGCTCGCCGAGGCCCTCATCGCCGCCGGTGCCGATGTCATCCTGCGGGAGGTCCTGGGGGAGGCCGGTGGCCACCCGGCCGCTTGA
- a CDS encoding uroporphyrinogen-III synthase, with the protein MATRPLEGLGVVVTRPRHQAAGLVAELERRGARVMEYPLLEVAPPTDEAPARALVDRLDDYGLAIFISANAAQWGLELVRRRGRSLAGLEVAAVGGATARALAAQGVRPAVVPHQRFTSEGLLELLPAERVAGRRIIIFRGEGGRALLADELRARGARVDYAEVYRRVMPQDTDGGRLTAACGAGEVDVLLLTSREAMENLVAIAGPGLDACTGGVRLLVVNEDMVARAREFGFRLRPLVAARPDDASLVAALEGWQAAGRAEASP; encoded by the coding sequence GTGGCCACCCGGCCGCTTGAGGGCCTGGGGGTGGTGGTGACCCGTCCGCGCCACCAGGCCGCCGGGCTGGTGGCCGAGTTGGAGCGCCGGGGTGCCCGGGTCATGGAGTATCCCCTGCTGGAGGTGGCACCACCCACGGACGAGGCCCCCGCCCGAGCCCTGGTGGACCGTCTCGACGACTACGGCCTGGCCATCTTCATCAGCGCCAACGCGGCCCAGTGGGGGCTGGAGTTGGTGCGCCGCCGGGGGCGCAGCCTCGCCGGGTTGGAGGTGGCGGCGGTTGGTGGCGCCACCGCCCGCGCCCTGGCGGCCCAGGGCGTGCGCCCCGCCGTGGTGCCGCACCAGCGCTTCACCAGCGAGGGTCTGCTGGAGCTGCTGCCCGCCGAACGGGTGGCGGGGCGGCGCATCATCATCTTTCGCGGCGAGGGGGGGCGGGCCCTGTTGGCGGACGAATTGAGGGCACGGGGCGCGCGGGTTGACTATGCTGAGGTCTATCGCCGGGTGATGCCGCAAGACACCGACGGCGGGCGGCTGACGGCGGCCTGTGGGGCCGGGGAGGTGGACGTGCTGTTGCTCACCAGCCGCGAGGCCATGGAGAATCTGGTGGCCATCGCCGGCCCGGGGCTCGATGCCTGTACCGGGGGCGTGCGTCTGCTGGTGGTGAACGAGGACATGGTGGCGCGGGCCCGCGAATTCGGCTTCCGTCTGAGGCCCCTGGTGGCGGCGCGGCCCGACGACGCCAGCCTCGTGGCGGCCCTCGAGGGCTGGCAGGCCGCCGGGCGTGCGGAGGCTTCGCCTTGA
- a CDS encoding PTS fructose IIA subunit family protein, with amino-acid sequence MSVGVLLITHDCIGSSLVAAVTRMLSELPLALDSLDVPCDSDPDEMAALLCRRLEAMDQGDGVLLLTDIFGGTPSNIACNAASGIPVRMVAGVNLPMLVRVLNYPQLPLGELAEKALSGGREGVFAGNEA; translated from the coding sequence TTGAGCGTTGGTGTATTGCTGATCACCCATGATTGCATCGGCTCCAGCCTGGTGGCCGCGGTCACCCGCATGCTGAGCGAGCTGCCCCTGGCCCTGGACAGCCTCGACGTGCCCTGCGACAGCGACCCGGACGAGATGGCGGCCCTGTTGTGCCGGCGGCTCGAGGCCATGGATCAGGGCGATGGCGTCCTGTTGTTGACGGACATCTTCGGCGGCACCCCCAGCAACATCGCCTGCAATGCAGCGTCGGGGATCCCGGTCCGCATGGTGGCGGGGGTCAATCTGCCCATGCTGGTGCGGGTGCTCAACTACCCGCAGCTGCCACTGGGCGAACTCGCCGAGAAGGCCCTGAGCGGGGGCAGGGAAGGCGTGTTCGCAGGGAACGAGGCCTGA
- a CDS encoding HPr family phosphocarrier protein translates to MAQLEREVTIVNKLGLHARAAAKFVTLAGSFDSTVHLWRDGREVNAKSIMGVMMLAAARGTVLRLVVEGPDAEEAAAALGGLVENRFGEEE, encoded by the coding sequence ATGGCGCAGCTGGAACGGGAGGTCACCATTGTCAACAAGCTGGGGCTCCACGCCCGGGCCGCCGCCAAGTTCGTCACCCTGGCTGGCTCGTTCGATTCCACGGTGCACCTGTGGCGGGACGGCCGCGAGGTGAACGCCAAGAGCATCATGGGGGTGATGATGCTGGCGGCGGCCAGGGGCACGGTGTTGCGCCTGGTGGTGGAGGGTCCCGATGCCGAGGAAGCCGCCGCGGCCCTCGGTGGTCTGGTGGAGAACCGCTTCGGAGAGGAGGAATGA
- the ptsP gene encoding phosphoenolpyruvate--protein phosphotransferase, with translation MSVLLRGICAAKGVAMGHLYVADRSQLEVTEYALAPQQVEAEVARLFAGVESARRQLQEVKRRIPTDTSADIASFIDTHLLMLQDSALTTVPAQIIRERACNAEWALKVQRDDLVRVFEAMDDGYLRTRKDDVEHVVARIQHALLGKSAGDPVAEEDALAGHVVLARDLSPAELVLLNHQGVVGIITEFGGPTSHSAILARSLRLPSVVGLHQAHTYLKDGDTVIVDGREGVVVVDADARITNYYQGLKESIYTHHKQRERLRDKPVVTRDGHAIRLHANIELPEDVVAVRQVNAAGVGLYRTEFLFMNRATPPDEEEQVEAYASVVLALDGAPVTIRTLDVGADKSCDSVRGGSESVCINPALGLRAVRLCLRETGVFLTQLRAILRAAALGEVRLMVPMVSTVAEVRQVRQLVEMAHQSLVQDGLEHAAAVPLGVMVEVPGTALAADLFAPHLDFLSIGTNDLIQYTLAIDRLDDEVNYLYDPLHPAVLRLVDIILQAGAAAGIPVSMCGEMAGNSSYTRLLLGLGLREFSVPPNALLEIKQAINESDVQDAAAIARAFLGVSDGDARRQLLGRLGIDA, from the coding sequence ATGAGCGTCCTGCTGCGCGGCATCTGCGCCGCCAAGGGCGTGGCCATGGGGCACCTCTACGTGGCCGATCGTTCCCAGCTCGAGGTGACGGAGTACGCGCTGGCGCCGCAACAGGTGGAGGCCGAGGTGGCCCGCCTGTTCGCGGGTGTGGAATCCGCGCGGCGCCAGCTCCAGGAGGTCAAGCGGCGCATCCCCACGGACACCTCGGCGGATATCGCCTCCTTCATCGATACCCACCTGCTGATGCTGCAGGACTCTGCCCTCACCACCGTGCCGGCCCAGATCATCCGCGAGCGGGCGTGCAACGCCGAGTGGGCCCTCAAGGTGCAGCGCGACGACCTGGTGCGCGTCTTCGAGGCCATGGATGACGGTTATCTGCGTACCCGCAAGGACGATGTGGAGCATGTGGTGGCGCGCATTCAGCATGCGTTGCTGGGAAAGAGCGCCGGTGACCCCGTGGCGGAAGAGGATGCCCTGGCCGGCCATGTGGTATTGGCCCGCGACCTGTCGCCGGCCGAACTGGTGTTGCTCAACCACCAGGGCGTGGTGGGCATCATCACCGAATTCGGTGGGCCCACCTCCCACAGCGCCATCCTCGCCCGCAGCCTGCGCCTGCCGTCGGTGGTGGGCCTGCACCAGGCTCATACCTATCTGAAGGACGGCGACACGGTGATCGTGGATGGTCGCGAAGGCGTCGTCGTCGTTGACGCCGATGCCCGCATCACCAATTACTACCAGGGACTCAAGGAGAGCATCTACACCCACCACAAGCAGCGGGAACGGCTGCGGGACAAGCCCGTGGTCACCCGCGATGGCCACGCCATCCGGCTCCACGCCAACATCGAGTTGCCGGAGGACGTGGTGGCGGTGCGCCAGGTGAACGCCGCGGGGGTCGGCCTCTACCGTACCGAATTCCTGTTCATGAACCGCGCCACGCCGCCGGACGAGGAGGAGCAGGTGGAGGCCTACGCCTCCGTGGTCCTGGCCCTCGACGGGGCACCGGTCACCATCCGCACCCTGGACGTGGGCGCGGACAAGTCCTGTGACAGCGTGCGCGGGGGCAGCGAATCCGTGTGTATCAATCCGGCCCTCGGCCTGCGCGCGGTACGCCTGTGCCTGCGCGAGACCGGGGTCTTCCTCACCCAGCTGCGGGCCATCCTGCGGGCCGCGGCCCTGGGGGAGGTGCGTCTCATGGTGCCCATGGTGTCCACGGTGGCCGAGGTGCGCCAGGTGCGCCAGCTGGTGGAGATGGCCCACCAGTCCCTGGTACAGGACGGTCTCGAGCATGCCGCCGCCGTACCCCTCGGGGTCATGGTGGAGGTGCCGGGCACCGCTTTGGCGGCGGATCTCTTCGCGCCCCACCTGGATTTTCTCTCCATCGGCACCAATGACCTCATCCAGTACACTCTGGCCATCGATCGCCTGGATGACGAGGTGAACTACCTTTATGACCCCTTGCACCCCGCCGTGCTACGACTCGTCGATATCATCCTGCAGGCGGGCGCGGCAGCGGGGATCCCGGTCAGCATGTGCGGCGAGATGGCGGGCAACTCCAGCTATACCCGGCTGCTGTTGGGGCTGGGCTTGCGGGAGTTCAGCGTACCCCCCAACGCCCTGCTGGAGATCAAGCAGGCCATCAACGAGAGCGATGTCCAGGATGCGGCCGCCATCGCCCGGGCATTTCTCGGCGTCAGTGACGGGGACGCCCGGCGCCAGCTCCTCGGCCGGCTCGGCATCGACGCCTGA
- the mgtE gene encoding magnesium transporter, whose protein sequence is MTPDNEIPPDQQLLHELSAALGSEDQEQAAQLLAEQHPSDVAELLESIPSSQRGEVWELLEPEHRDSVFTYTEDTVRSERLRQMAPDELASVAEGLEVDDVADILQDLPESMVEEVLASMDEQNRRRLEQVLSYDEDSAGGLMNVDVLTVRADVSLEVVARYLRRKGEVPEHTDSLMVVDRDNVYLGRLPLSAIIINDPATPVAQVMNTEAEGIPVETSERDVAKLFEHRDFVSAAVVDDDGVLLGRITVDDVLDVIRDEGEHQLMGMAGLSEEEDMFAPVMSTTRRRALWLGVNLATAFLAAWVIGLFEATIQEVVALAVLMPIVASMGGIAGSQTLTVVIRGMALGQLGSRNTRYLFTKEVAVGALNGLVWAVVVGLVAGWWFGNLGLAIIIAVAMVVNLVVAALFGAAIPLLLKRFDIDPALAGGVVLTTVTDVVGFMTFLGLGTVFLLG, encoded by the coding sequence ATGACCCCCGACAACGAGATTCCCCCGGACCAGCAGCTGCTCCATGAACTGAGCGCGGCCCTCGGCAGCGAGGACCAGGAGCAGGCCGCCCAACTGCTGGCGGAGCAGCATCCCTCTGACGTCGCCGAGTTGCTGGAGTCCATCCCCTCCAGCCAGCGCGGCGAGGTATGGGAGCTGCTGGAGCCCGAGCATCGCGACAGTGTGTTCACCTACACGGAGGACACGGTCCGTTCCGAGCGCCTGCGCCAGATGGCGCCCGATGAGTTGGCGAGCGTCGCGGAAGGCCTGGAAGTGGACGATGTGGCGGACATCCTCCAGGACCTGCCGGAGTCCATGGTGGAGGAGGTGCTGGCCTCCATGGACGAGCAGAACCGGCGCCGCCTGGAGCAGGTGCTGTCCTACGATGAGGACAGCGCCGGCGGCCTCATGAACGTGGACGTGCTCACGGTGCGCGCCGACGTGAGCCTGGAGGTGGTGGCCCGCTATCTGCGCCGCAAGGGCGAGGTGCCGGAGCATACCGACAGCCTCATGGTGGTGGACCGCGACAACGTCTATCTGGGGCGCCTGCCCCTGAGTGCCATCATCATCAACGACCCCGCCACCCCGGTGGCCCAGGTCATGAACACCGAGGCCGAGGGGATCCCCGTGGAGACCTCCGAGCGGGACGTGGCCAAGCTTTTCGAGCACCGCGATTTCGTCTCGGCCGCGGTGGTGGACGACGACGGCGTGCTTCTCGGCCGCATCACCGTGGACGATGTGCTGGACGTGATCCGGGACGAGGGGGAGCACCAGCTCATGGGCATGGCGGGCTTAAGCGAGGAGGAGGACATGTTCGCCCCCGTGATGTCCACCACCCGGCGCCGCGCCCTGTGGCTGGGGGTGAACCTGGCCACCGCCTTTCTCGCCGCCTGGGTCATCGGCCTGTTCGAGGCCACCATCCAGGAGGTGGTGGCACTGGCGGTGCTCATGCCCATCGTGGCCAGCATGGGCGGCATCGCCGGCAGTCAGACCCTGACGGTGGTGATCCGCGGCATGGCTCTCGGGCAGCTGGGCTCCCGCAACACCCGCTACCTGTTCACCAAGGAGGTGGCCGTGGGCGCCCTCAACGGCCTGGTGTGGGCCGTGGTGGTGGGGCTGGTGGCGGGCTGGTGGTTCGGCAACCTGGGGCTCGCCATCATCATCGCCGTGGCCATGGTGGTGAACCTGGTGGTGGCGGCCCTGTTCGGCGCCGCCATCCCCCTGCTATTGAAGCGCTTCGACATCGACCCCGCCCTGGCGGGCGGCGTGGTGCTCACCACCGTCACCGACGTGGTGGGTTTCATGACCTTCCTTGGCTTGGGGACGGTGTTCCTGCTGGGGTGA